The Arthrobacter sp. OAP107 DNA segment GTAGCCGTGTGCTCTGAAGAGAGTGGCAGGGCGGAGCTGAGAATTAAATCGTGGCTGGGGCTGCACACGCTTCCCTCCGCTTCCCGGAATGCCCCTGCACAGCCGGAGCGCCAAAGTCTATGCGCATGGAGCGGGTATCCACAGTGATCTTCCGCGCCATGGCTACGCGAGTCCTGGGATGAAGCATGGTCACCACGTAGCGGCCGGCCAGTGGGAACGGGAAGGCATACCTGCCGTCGTCGTCCGTTCGGCTGGTGCCCAAGTGCCCGTCGCCGGCTTCAAGGAGTGTTATCATCGCACCGCCTACGCGCCCGCCGTTGTCACTGACCGATCCGGAAAATTTTCTAGTCGATCCTGGAGCAGGAAATTTTGGGCGACCAACCAGCGGCGTTGGCTACCATCAGGTATTCGCCGGCACTGGGGAGAGCAACTACTGTAGTTGCCCTCAGCGTCCACGCGGCTCCAGTCGACCTGATCTCCGCTGGTTTTTAGGACGGTTACGACGGTGGGTGTGAGGGGCCGGTGGTCAGGAGCCAGGACGCGTCCTTGCAGCACGAGCCCAACAACGCCGACGCCTTACACGGGGGCGCGGAGGACCACGGCTGTCCGTGGGATGAGTACCGCGGCCAGCGTCGATGCTGCCGCCGCCAGCGCTGCTATCCAGAAGATGTCCTTAAATGTTTCGAAGGACGGGAGCGGTGTCGCCGACCGTCATCGTGGCCGAGGTAAAGACGGCGGCAATCGCCGCGCTGGATGTCGAGGTCCCGATGACACGGACTAAGCTGTTTAGGCCGTTCGCGGAAGCGGTCTCGGCCAACAACATAGCGGTCAGCGCAACTGACAATACTAATGCTCCTGTTTAGTCGAAGGACTCGGACGTGCGGACCTTAGACTCTGGCACAACCAGCACCACGGCAAGAAGCAGCA contains these protein-coding regions:
- a CDS encoding carboxypeptidase-like regulatory domain-containing protein, which codes for MITLLEAGDGHLGTSRTDDDGRYAFPFPLAGRYVVTMLHPRTRVAMARKITVDTRSMRIDFGAPAVQGHSGKRREACAAPATI